Proteins encoded within one genomic window of Triticum aestivum cultivar Chinese Spring chromosome 2D, IWGSC CS RefSeq v2.1, whole genome shotgun sequence:
- the LOC123053543 gene encoding uncharacterized protein — protein MDRNMTGLLLGCVGAAMTVLAYQQTVVSSTQCIGAGLAVLVCALCIKEGFFSF, from the coding sequence ATGGACCGGAACATGACGGGGCTCTTGCTCGGGTGCGTGGGCGCCGCCATGACGGTGCTGGCGTACCAGCAGACGGTGGTGTCCAGCACGCAGTGCATCGGCGccggcctcgccgtcctcgtcTGCGCTCTCTgcatcaaggaaggcttcttctcCTTCTGA
- the LOC123053542 gene encoding amino acid transporter AVT1I gives MAIGGAAPHDSPGGLPDFEKPLLHAHGGLQAGKDPAAAHDHEAQCSPEAGGATSLRTCFNGLNALSGVGLLSIPYALAEGGWLSLVLLLLVAIVCCYTGQLLRTCMGASPDVRGYPDIGALAFGAKGRFAVSAFMYAELYLVAIGFLILEGDNLDKLFPGTSLSLGGVLVLSGKHLFIVLVSIFILPTTWLRNLGVLAYVSASGVLASVVLVFCVLWAAVVDGVGFQGKGTMLNVSGLPTALGLYTFCYCGHAIFPTLCNSMKEKDKFSKVLVICFVACTLNYGSMAILGYLMYGDDVESQVTLNLPEGKLSSKLAIYTALINPFSKYALMVTPVATAVEEKLLAGNKRSLNMLIRTFIVISTVIVALTVPFFGHLMALVGSLLSVMASMLLPCICYLKIFGTARCSRAEVALIVMIIVLGSLVAASGTYSSLQKIIHEF, from the exons ATGGCCATTGGCGGAGCGGCGCCGCACGACTCGCCGGGCGGGCTACCGGACTTCGAGAAGCCCCTGCTCCACGCGCACGGTGGCCTGCAAGCCGGCAAGGACCCCGCGGCGGCGCACGACCACGAGGCGCAGTGCTCGCCGGAGGCCGGCGGCGCGACGTCCCTGCGCACATGCTTCAATGGCCTCAACGCCCTCTCCG GCGTGGGGCTGCTGTCCATCCCGTACGCGCTGGCGGAGGGCGGGTGGCTCAGCCTGGtgctgctcctcctcgtcgccatcgTCTGCTGCTACACCGGCCAGCTCCTGCGGACGTGCATGGGCGCGTCGCCGGACGTGCGCGGCTACCCGGACATCGGCGCGCTCGCCTTCGGGGCCAAGGGCCGCTTCGCCGTCTCGGCCTTCATGTACGCCGAGCTCTACCTCGTCGCCATCGGCTTCCTCATACTGGAGGGGGACAACCTGGACAAGCTGTTCCCGGGCACCAGCCTCAGCCTCGGCGGCGTGCTCGTCCTCTCCGGCAAGCACCTCTTCATCGTGCTCGTGTCCATCTTCATCCTGCCCACCACGTGGCTGAGGAACCTGGGCGTGCTCGCCTACGTGTCGGCCAGCGGCGTGCTCGCGTCCGTCGTGCTGGTCTTCTGCGTGCTCTGGGCCGCCGTGGTCGACGGCGTCGGGTTTCAGGGGAAAGGGACCATGCTCAATGTCAGCGGCCTACCTACTGCGCTCGGGCTCTACACTTTCTGCTACTGCGGCCATGCCATATTCCCGACATTGTGCAATTCCATGAAGGAAAAGGACAAGTTCTCCAAG GTACTAGTCATATGCTTCGTCGCATGCACCCTCAACTACGGATCCATGGCCATACTGGGCTACCTCATGTACGGCGACGACGTCGAGTCTCAGGTGACCCTGAACCTCCCGGAGGGCAAGCTCAGCTCCAAGCTAGCAATCTACACGGCGCTGATCAACCCATTCTCAAAGTACGCTCTGATGGTGACCCCCGTCGCGACAGCGGTCGAAGAGAAGCTGCTTGCCGGCAACAAGAGGTCCCTCAACATGCTCATCAGGACCTTCATCGTCATCAGCACGGTCATCGTGGCCCTCACCGTCCCCTTCTTCGGCCACCTCATGGCGCTCGTCGGCTCGCTGCTCAGCGTCATGGCCTCCATGCTGCTCCCCTGCATCTGCTACCTCAAAATCTTCGGCACGGCGAGGTGTAGCAGGGCTGAGGTCGCGCTGATCGTCATGATCATCGTTCTCGGCTCCTTGGTTGCCGCAAGTGGGACTTACTCTTCTCTGCAGAAGATCATTCACGAGTTCTGA